The Camelina sativa cultivar DH55 chromosome 18, Cs, whole genome shotgun sequence DNA window GCTTAGACAAGTTCAAAGACAGAATGCTTAAACCAGCAGACACTGGTCCTAACTACGCTAAGCTAATGGAAGAATACGATTCAAAGAAAAAGTCAAATCTCCCAACTGAAATCTTCTTAACCAAAGAACCGGACAAGCACGAAAGACCCCCGACACTCGTTAGACCGGACCGCGAATATTTAACTGATCTCGAAATCGTTCAATACGGCTTCAAATTCTTCAACACTTTCAAAGGTCTTGTCGTTGACCTAATTTTCAGTTTCCGTGAGCGAGACGAAAGCAGAGATTTCTTCAAAGAGTTGAAACCGGGAGAAGCTCTTCGGATTATAGAAACCGAGCTAGGGTTTCTATACGAATCAATGTACACGAAAACCGCGATTCTTCATTCGAAAACCGGTACTCTGTTCCGGTTAATCGCGTTCGGTTcacttctttcttccttttttgtcTTCCATCGTAGACCGCTCAAGTACGATGATTTTCATGAAGCAGATGTGGTGATTACTTACATTTTGTATATTGTTGGTATCGCACTTGACCTTGCGTCAATGGTCATATTCTTGCTCTCGGATTGGACTTTCGCATTGAGAAAGCTCAAGGATGATCCCGAGGAAGGAGAGAGCTCTATAGACTCTTTACTCAACTGGTTTCTCGGGTTTAGGAAACCGCGGTGGAAGAAGCATACATGCAACGGAAACCAAACCCACGAGGTGCTCACAACAGGGTTTTTCTCACGGAGATGGTCAGGCACGGTCTACGGTTTCAACTTCATCGGGTTTTGTCTGAAAGCCAAAGTTTCAAGAATCCATCAGAAGAGAAACTGCAAACTTTTAGTGTGGGACTCCGTGGTTTCGATACTCGATAAGGTAATCAGAAGCATACAAATGTTGGTAGGATGGATCAGAGATGGTAATAGATCAGTCAGAAGCGTGTTGAGGCAACGGTCCAAGAAGAATCCCTTCTTTCGTTACACAGTTTACTTGTTATACCTCGTGTTTTTTGCGGGTGTTCCTGGAGTTTTTGTAGTCCTTTGGGACTACATTGATCGAATCTTCAGTGTTAAAGCTTATCTAGAAGAGATAAGGTTCATATCGAGAGAGCCTTTGACAAAGAATCAATGGGAATTCATATTCTATGAGCTCAAGGATAAGTCCGACTTCGCGGAGAAACCTGAAGTCGCAAAGAAAGTTTCTTGGGCGAGAGGAGAATGGGCTTTACGGGATACGAAAGTGGCGGAGATCGATAGGTTGATGCTTTATATAGAGAATGTTGATTATGATCAAAGTCTCCTCCTATGGCATATTGCTACTGAGCTCTGTTTTCAAAAACAAGAAGGTGATGAGGAGATAGAGAACTTGAGCGGTGAAAGTTACGACGACCGCGAGTTCAGCAAGATTATATCGGATTACATGATGTATTTGCTGATAATGAGACCCAAGTTGATGTCGGAAGTGGCGGGAATCGGGACAATACGGTTTAGAGACACTAAAGCTGAAGCTGAGAGGTTTTTCAAAGGTAGGCATATCAAGGACTTGAGAGATATGAAACGAGCTAGTGAGACGGTTTTATCAGTCAATAACAAAATAGAGCCAATGCTTGTGAAGGGAGATCGAAGCAAGTCGGTTCTTTTCGAGGCGAGTATGTTGGCGAAAGAGCTTGGGAATTTGAAAGAGACTAGTAATGGAGATGGGAAATGGAGAGTGTTGAGCAAAGTGTGGGTTGAGTTGCTATGTTACGCAGCAAGTCATTGTAAAGCTACGGAACATGTGGCGCAACTTAGCAGAGGTGGAGAGCTTCTTAGCTTTGTTTGGTTATTAATGGCTCACTTCGGTTTAGCAGATCAGTTTCAGATCAATAAAGGAGATGCTAGAGCTAAACTCGTTGTAGGCAAGTGATTACttgcaacaaaaataaattctaaaaagggttttttttttttccctttttgtgtgtgtgtatttgtgTTAATCTCTTTTGGCTATGTTTATAATTTCAAGTTATGATCATCGTATTTCGTTTGATTTGAATCTTGATTAAGGACATAGATTGTCGACCCATCAACAAAATTAACCAGAACTTGCATTGGTTCTTAGGATTTGAATGGCGTAATAGACAGGGAAAGCTAATATGCTTGCTTATAGACTACTTAAGATTtgttcacaaattttttttgtttaatatgaagaaaattaattgttttcttcGCAGCAGATTGTTACTCATCTTGTTACAACAACTCGAAGTTTAACTTGTCGCAGCAACAGatgctttattttatatataaatgagtaAGGAACAAAATATTATCTGCTCAAACCTTGTCTTTCAAGGAATAATCTAGGGTTTTACATCAACTTAGGgtttcggaaaaaaaaaagtgacgaTGTGAAAAGCTTTTAGAGAATTGGGTTCAAAAAAGATAAGACGGATTAGTTTTTTTAGTGTAAACATGAATCAATATGGGAGCTTTAGGGTCATGAGTGTTACATGAATAGCGATACTTTGCTTCTCTTCCATTTCTTCGCCTGACGAGGAAGTAAGGAACAGAAGCTACAAGCTTACCCTGACAAGGACCCTCCGAGGTGGTTAATGTAAGAATTACAAACAGATGAGTATGTGAAGAATAGAGAATGAGATAGAATgatcaagagagaaagagagagcggcTAGGTTAGAATAGAGATAAGGAGATATTCTCATTCCTTGAATAATAATGACCTACGTAGTTACAAACTATTTATAGGGATACAATGAAATCTATATAAGGAAACTactagaatatatattttataatcgTAAGAAGAACATGTTCTTATATCCTAAGAAGAACACGTTCTTATATCATAAGGAGAACATGTTCTTATAACATAAGGAGAACGTGTTCTTAGTGTGTTCATGTTCACAGTTAAATCCCATACATCTTGGCAATCTTGAAAAGCTCTGCATCGAAGGAGGAAGCTTAACAGATTCAGTGACGACCCTTCAACTGCAGAATACAACTGGCCCGTTAAGATCTTGCGTTTGAAGCTTCATAATTTCGTAGTTGAGTGGAGAGATTTGCAAGCTCGGTTTCCACAAATGATACTGTTCAAGAAGTATCAATGTCCAAAAGTCACATTCTGTCCCACGGGTAGTAATGGAAACTGGAAGAGGTCACAACAACAAATGATGATGGAGTCTAAAAGTTACAACCTAGCCGGAGCCCATACTGAACCCAACCGCAAAAAAGCTGGAAAAGTACTATGTATGTGCATTTTATGTAAATGAAAGTAGTATTTTGctaatttgattttggtgatCCAATATATAGTTTGCTTATACTATGTTTCTACTATACAACGATTATGTACAATTTCAACTAAAGTTGAATGAGATTATAATACGAACTTcgattatataagattattaTTCCCTTTTTGAATTGACAACCCGGCCTACAAGACATTCATTGTTGTCCATCCAGTTTACAAACGGACTAATCCACTAAGGCTTATATTCTTGAATCTTGTCTTACAAGGAATAATTTAGGGTATTAGATTAACTTAGGGTTTCGGGGAAAAAAAGTGGGAATTTAGGAGAAATTAATTGGTTCGAAGTCGATGAGATAGGTTAAGTTTTGGTGTAACGATGAATCCATGGAAGCTTTTTAAGGTTCATGTGTTTCACATGGACATCAAtactttgcttcttctctttttttccacGCGGAGACTTTTCTTCTCCCATAATTCTATTTCTTGGCCTAATGAGAAAGCAAAGAACAGTGTGTATTTGGATGCTTTTCCTCTGTCTTTGTTTGCTGTCTATGAGAAGTTTTCtacatgttatataaaaaaaaaggaagagttctttttttaatcagaaACAAAGGATTGCTCACAAGGTGTTGATAAAATACTGAATGACATCTTTTCCGTAGACAGACTTTTATATAAGCAAAGGTACGATGTTTTTTTGCCTGTTCTTCTCGGAAATTAAAgcttttttaaattaatttatttggtttgtttattaatattataaagtatgttttgattgttggaaacATTACACTCTTTTCACCTGCAAAATGATTAAGTAACCAAATTCGAGTTTTGCataggaaaaatataatattgtatatGTAGACCATAACTTAGGATCATGAAGccttgtttctttatataaacaCCATATGCAACTTTCTCTAGTCTTTTTCGTAATGGTTACTAACATGTACAGTCTTAGTTTTGCTTTGTCCGattaatttttcatcattttcttatGCTTGAATGAGATCTGAACTTTATTATTCATTTCATAATAGTTTGTATAAGGACAGTCTTCATTTTGGTTCGCTTCATCGGGTTAATTTGTCACTATTTCCTGACATAATGTTTGCATTGAGACCTTTGGTTTGGTACTTCAAATAGTCACATGGCTGACACATTAACTCTTAGGTGTGCAGTTGTCAAGTTAAACTAACTCCATTGACTCTCTCTTTTGTCTCGCTTTAGAAGAACAGGTACTGACTCTACACATCAAACGCAGTTACCATTCTGATCATGACACAGCAAGAATGTAACATCGATAAGATTATCAAATTCCTATCTGAGTTACAGACTCAGCTAAGTGATATACCTCCTGCACCCAAGAAAGCTACTAGTAACAAAAATGAACAACTAAGCGAAATAAGTGAGGATAAGAGACAATCTTGGTGGGTTCGGGTCAgagaaagagttaaaaaaattggtaagaTGAAGAAAGAGGCTTCAAACCATGCAAGCGACAGTGGAGGCAGTCAAGGTGGAAGCAGAAGAATGATGCGAAACATTgatgaagatcaagaagatgCAGACCTCGCTATCCGGAAACTGCAGAGTGACATTCTTCAGATGATAACAGCATTTAGGAACTTGACTGAGTTTCAAACCAATATGAGCAAGTCGTTGGAGCTTGATCTTCGTTCAGCTAAGTTAAGAGCAATACTACAGAAGACGGATTCAATCAGGTCCCGCTCTCACGATCtcaaagaaatcagaagaaaagtCTTCACACTCAAGTGTCAGATCCCATCATTGCTCCACAAACAATCATCCAGAGGGACAAGCATCACAGATTCTCAAACCGCTGAGGAAAATGATGAGATCAATGAGACCGGGAATGACATATACTTGCCTGGCCTCCACATTGCTGAAGAAGATTTCAAATGTTCTTCAGCTTTTGAAGAAGTTGTGGAGAAATTTGAAGGACTTGACTTCCCTCAGAAGCTCTGCTTGCTGTCCTTCGCCGTGTTCCCTGAAGACAAAGAGGTTGAAAGGACAATGTTGATGTATTGGTGGATCGGAGAAGGTTTCATCAACTGTGATGATTTTGAAAACTCAGTAACCAGAGTTCTTGATGAATTCTCAAGAAAAAGATTAGTTGAGCCGGTCCAAGACGAGAGGAAACTAATACCACGTAGTTATAGGATGGAGCCTCATGTGCATTCTGCAGTTATATACTTAGCCAAATCTGTACATCTATTTGAACTCTACAGCCACAAAGGGAAGCTTGTCATGgaaaaatcattaaaagaaaaGGTCTGCCTAGTAAAAGGTTCCTCGTTGCTAAGAGAGGCAAAAGCATCTGCAATGAAACCACAAAACCTGAAGACAGTTTTCAATTCATCTGAACGGTACCCTGATTTCACATTCAAGTGGTTTCCCTTAATGAATTCACTTAGAGTGCTTTATTTAGGAAGATGGGAGAGGACAGCTAAACGCCACATTGAAGTTGAGAGCACAGAGTTTCTTAAAAAGAACATGAAGTATCTCAAGAATCTGAGGCTTGCAAGTTTTCAAGGAATCTCGAGAATAGAAAAGCTCGAAAATTCGATTTGTGCACTCCCCGAGTTAGTGATATTGGATCTTAAAGCATGCTACAATCTTGAGGTTCTTCCTAGCGATATAGGCTTATTTGAGAAACTGATTTACTTGGATGTATCAGAGTGTTATATGCTAGACCGCATGCCTAAGGGGATTGCAAAGCTCTCAAGATTACAAGTTTTGAAAGGATTTGTGATTAGTGAGTCGGATCATGAAAATGATTGTGCAGTTAAACACCTGCTGAATC harbors:
- the LOC104760353 gene encoding uncharacterized protein LOC104760353, whose translation is MQVIPPEIKKILDKWNIRGLVIMSLLFQTSLIFLAPLRKRTSKKWLAVVLWTAYLLADWTANYAVSQITKNQGKEPEPGDPPKNKKLLALWAPFLLLHLGGPDTITALALEDNALWQRHLFGLVSQALAGVYAVVQSLENVLWPPIVLLFITGTIKYVERTRALYSASLDKFKDRMLKPADTGPNYAKLMEEYDSKKKSNLPTEIFLTKEPDKHERPPTLVRPDREYLTDLEIVQYGFKFFNTFKGLVVDLIFSFRERDESRDFFKELKPGEALRIIETELGFLYESMYTKTAILHSKTGTLFRLIAFGSLLSSFFVFHRRPLKYDDFHEADVVITYILYIVGIALDLASMVIFLLSDWTFALRKLKDDPEEGESSIDSLLNWFLGFRKPRWKKHTCNGNQTHEVLTTGFFSRRWSGTVYGFNFIGFCLKAKVSRIHQKRNCKLLVWDSVVSILDKVIRSIQMLVGWIRDGNRSVRSVLRQRSKKNPFFRYTVYLLYLVFFAGVPGVFVVLWDYIDRIFSVKAYLEEIRFISREPLTKNQWEFIFYELKDKSDFAEKPEVAKKVSWARGEWALRDTKVAEIDRLMLYIENVDYDQSLLLWHIATELCFQKQEGDEEIENLSGESYDDREFSKIISDYMMYLLIMRPKLMSEVAGIGTIRFRDTKAEAERFFKGRHIKDLRDMKRASETVLSVNNKIEPMLVKGDRSKSVLFEASMLAKELGNLKETSNGDGKWRVLSKVWVELLCYAASHCKATEHVAQLSRGGELLSFVWLLMAHFGLADQFQINKGDARAKLVVGK